The following coding sequences lie in one Longimicrobium sp. genomic window:
- a CDS encoding hotdog fold domain-containing protein, producing the protein MANVAGGVEAAIRSNWERLSGKPGGKALFSMLLGRMVPYSGSIGARVQELRPGYARVTLADRRKVRNHLRSVHAIALMNLAELATGLALNVGMRPDARSILKGLSIEYHKKARGTLTAEANAPLLDSNEERDLEVTTDVRDEAGDVVASAIARWRVGPRK; encoded by the coding sequence ATGGCGAACGTGGCGGGCGGGGTCGAGGCGGCCATCCGGTCAAACTGGGAGCGGTTGAGCGGCAAGCCCGGTGGCAAGGCGCTCTTCAGCATGCTGCTGGGGCGGATGGTGCCGTACTCGGGTTCCATCGGCGCGCGGGTGCAGGAGCTTCGCCCGGGGTACGCGCGGGTGACGCTGGCGGACCGCCGCAAGGTTCGCAATCACCTGCGGTCGGTGCACGCGATCGCCCTGATGAACCTGGCGGAGCTTGCCACGGGCCTGGCGCTCAACGTGGGGATGCGGCCGGATGCGCGCTCCATCCTGAAGGGGCTCTCCATCGAGTACCACAAGAAGGCCCGCGGCACCCTGACCGCCGAGGCCAACGCGCCGCTGCTGGACAGCAACGAAGAGCGCGACCTCGAGGTGACGACGGACGTCCGCGACGAGGCCGGCGACGTGGTCGCCTCGGCGATCGCCCGGTGGCGAGTGGGGCCCAGGAAGTGA